A window of Campylobacter concisus contains these coding sequences:
- the ppk2 gene encoding polyphosphate kinase 2, whose protein sequence is MSKDKKHQKSEKLGYEEELRLLQIELLKFQNYVKEKGLRVLMLMEGRDAAGKGGTIKRLTEHLNPRGCRIVALAKPSDVEKTQWYFQRYVTHLPSAGEIVIFDRSWYNRAGVEPVMGFCTQEEHKEFLREVPKFEEMIINSGIIFFKIYLSITKDEQKKRFKERQNDPLKQFKISPVDQKAQELWDQYSIAKYSMLLASHNSISPWVIVSSDNKKEARLNVFKFILSHVEYPKKINDYLEFDKNVVRDGSEEIKRIEEGLNKDKLKSID, encoded by the coding sequence ATGTCAAAAGACAAAAAACACCAAAAAAGTGAGAAACTTGGCTATGAGGAAGAGCTTAGACTACTTCAAATTGAACTTTTAAAATTTCAAAATTACGTAAAAGAAAAAGGCCTTAGAGTACTTATGTTAATGGAAGGGCGCGACGCAGCCGGTAAAGGAGGAACGATAAAACGCCTAACTGAGCATCTAAATCCAAGAGGTTGCCGTATAGTAGCGCTTGCTAAGCCAAGTGATGTCGAAAAAACGCAGTGGTATTTTCAAAGATATGTGACTCATCTGCCAAGTGCTGGAGAGATCGTGATCTTTGATAGAAGTTGGTACAATAGAGCTGGTGTTGAGCCAGTGATGGGCTTTTGCACGCAAGAAGAGCATAAGGAATTTTTACGTGAAGTGCCAAAATTTGAAGAGATGATCATAAACTCTGGCATAATTTTCTTTAAAATTTATCTTTCAATCACAAAAGATGAGCAGAAAAAACGCTTCAAAGAGAGGCAAAATGATCCGTTAAAGCAATTTAAAATTTCACCCGTTGATCAAAAAGCACAAGAGCTTTGGGATCAATACTCTATCGCCAAATACTCAATGCTTCTTGCCTCTCACAATAGCATTTCGCCATGGGTCATTGTCTCAAGCGATAACAAAAAAGAAGCTAGGCTAAATGTCTTTAAATTTATCCTAAGTCACGTTGAATATCCAAAAAAGATAAATGACTACTTGGAATTTGACAAAAACGTCGTAAGAGACGGAAGTGAAGAGATAAAACGCATAGAAGAAGGGCTAAATAAAGATAAGTTAAAGAGTATCGATTAA
- a CDS encoding trehalose-6-phosphate synthase, giving the protein MYLFFLITHLICAIVFIGYVFFDVCIYPFAKKTVDVKTLEIVKKAYTKGSAKVFGTAFLLLLISGAYMAKDYFGGELGWWQSNFQKLLLVKIFVLLIMCLVTFISVFNVVILKKPDPFGKFSHLIALVLCLIMVILAKVMWWA; this is encoded by the coding sequence ATGTATTTATTTTTTTTGATTACTCATTTAATTTGTGCCATTGTATTTATAGGATATGTATTTTTCGATGTTTGCATATATCCGTTTGCTAAAAAAACGGTTGATGTCAAAACCCTTGAAATAGTTAAAAAAGCCTATACAAAAGGTAGTGCAAAGGTTTTTGGTACGGCATTTTTATTGCTTTTAATAAGTGGCGCTTATATGGCAAAAGACTATTTTGGAGGCGAGCTTGGCTGGTGGCAAAGCAACTTTCAAAAGCTACTGCTTGTAAAAATTTTTGTTTTACTTATAATGTGCCTTGTAACTTTTATATCTGTTTTTAATGTCGTTATTTTAAAAAAGCCTGATCCATTTGGTAAATTTTCACATTTAATAGCTCTAGTGCTTTGCCTGATAATGGTCATTTTGGCAAAAGTAATGTGGTGGGCTTAA